In the genome of Candidatus Poribacteria bacterium, the window GTTCGCGTCTAACTGTTCCTGCATCATTTCCAGAACGCGAGTGAAATTCGCGCCGACCCTATCCATCTTATTAACGAAGACGATGCGCGGCACATCGTAACGCTCCGCTTGCCGCCAAACCGTTTCTGATTGTGGCTCGACGCCGCCGACGGCACAGAAAAGGGCAATCGCCCCATCCAAAACTCGCAAGGATCGTTCCACTTCCACTGTAAAATCGACATGTCCGGGTGTGTCAATAAGGTGAATTGCGTAGTCTCGCCAGAAACAGGTCGTCGCGGCGGCAGTAATTGTTACGCCGCGTTCTCGTTCCTGCACCATCCAATCCATCTCTGCAGTGCCGTCGTCCACCGCGCCGATCTTATGCTTTTTACCGGTATAGAAAAGAATCCGTTCCGTCGTGGTTGTTTTTCCGGCATCAATGTGCGCTGCAATGCCGATATTGCGCACGTTTTCGATAGGATATTCGCGTGCCATTTTTTCCTTTTTGTGCTTACATGTTATCGTTCCATCGAAGGATAACGCCGAGTAAGCTGGGGTTCCACTCCATGAGGAGTTGATATGCTTTTGCCGCATCTTCTCCAGGGACGCGATGACTAATCAACGGAATAACGTTGAACCGTTTCTGCGCAATGAGCGATAACAGCAAGAGACTATCCTCTTCAAGTGTCCAGAAATTCGGTGAGGACTCTTGACGCGGACGGATGGAATTGTGTGCGCCGTAGAGAATGAGACCTTTTTTATGCACATCGCGATAGAAATTCACCTTCGGTGTTTCTCCACGAGTACTTGCCAACAACACGACGCGCGCGTCCCGTCCCGCAACATCTAAAGCGGTGCTGATTGCGTCCGGATGCCCAGTTGCTTCAATAACAACTGCGGGTCCCTCACCTTTCGTCGCTTCACCTAACTGTTCAGAGAAATCGGTATTTTCGGGGTTGAAGGTGTAGTCAGCTCCCACTGTTTTAGAGATTTCGAGACGACTATCGGTGAGATCTGCCGCAATAAGCGGCAATGATCCACTCAATTTCGAGAGTTGCATCGCCGATAAGCCGATAAGTCCCTGTCCCAGAACCAGTGTCGCTTCTCCCAATTCAATCCGTGCCTTGCGGACACCTTGCAGCGCAATCGCTC includes:
- a CDS encoding zinc-binding alcohol dehydrogenase; translated protein: MEAQRVVWPDRAKVDIETFMLPSISDDEVLVATECTLISPGTERAFLLGLPNAQGRYPTRPGYSNIGTIIEVGKAITDCEAGDRVASTQGHTSHFVTSPSRLLKIASDDVPAEEAVFFNLGAIALQGVRKARIELGEATLVLGQGLIGLSAMQLSKLSGSLPLIAADLTDSRLEISKTVGADYTFNPENTDFSEQLGEATKGEGPAVVIEATGHPDAISTALDVAGRDARVVLLASTRGETPKVNFYRDVHKKGLILYGAHNSIRPRQESSPNFWTLEEDSLLLLSLIAQKRFNVIPLISHRVPGEDAAKAYQLLMEWNPSLLGVILRWNDNM